A window from Micromonospora terminaliae encodes these proteins:
- a CDS encoding LPXTG cell wall anchor domain-containing protein, with translation MPQRRHVARAALTAAAATAMLGLVAAPAWATGNPHNPKGDNGTVKIDGTPFSDKVDNQPHVTCEFELEFFNFDQDQKANITLWAQAPSATPKDKVVWSKKDVVISTDPASGAENDHDEVIKLSSKDLDLTGLSLHPKQGYHLKLDVDLTDGKAFDDKHKVFWLKPCESSQSPTPTPSTPGEETPTPTPGGSENPSENPSGTPAPGTSAGGGQGGGSGTEGGLPLTGVAATSISLTGLALIGGGVLLMALRRRRDRITFTS, from the coding sequence ATGCCACAGCGTCGGCACGTGGCGCGCGCGGCCCTCACCGCAGCCGCCGCCACGGCCATGCTCGGGCTGGTGGCCGCCCCCGCCTGGGCCACCGGCAACCCGCACAACCCCAAGGGCGACAACGGCACCGTCAAGATCGACGGCACGCCCTTCTCCGACAAGGTCGACAACCAGCCGCACGTCACCTGCGAGTTCGAGCTGGAGTTCTTCAACTTCGACCAGGACCAGAAGGCGAACATCACCCTCTGGGCGCAGGCGCCGTCGGCCACGCCGAAGGACAAGGTCGTCTGGTCGAAGAAGGACGTCGTGATCAGCACCGACCCGGCCTCCGGCGCGGAGAACGACCACGACGAGGTCATCAAGCTCTCCTCCAAGGACCTCGACCTGACCGGGCTGAGCCTGCACCCGAAGCAGGGCTACCACCTCAAGCTCGACGTGGACCTCACCGACGGCAAGGCGTTCGACGACAAGCACAAGGTCTTCTGGCTGAAGCCGTGCGAGTCGTCGCAGAGCCCGACGCCGACCCCGTCCACCCCGGGCGAGGAGACGCCGACCCCGACGCCGGGCGGCTCGGAGAACCCGTCCGAGAACCCGTCGGGCACCCCGGCGCCCGGCACCTCGGCCGGCGGCGGCCAGGGTGGCGGCAGCGGCACCGAGGGCGGCCTTCCGCTCACCGGCGTGGCCGCGACCAGCATCTCGCTCACCGGCCTCGCTCTGATCGGCGGCGGTGTCCTGCTGATGGCGCTGCGGCGCCGCCGGGACCGGATCACCTTCAC